AATCGCCTGAATTGCCTCTGCGACATTGTCCTGAATATAGGGATACACGACCGGAACGTTGCCGAGCGTCAGCATTGGATAGTCATAGGCCCACAAGCCCCGGTCCTTTCCGGGAGTCCACTCCTGGGTACCATGTGTCCCCAGATGGATGATCGCACTTGCGTCGAAGGCCTTCTGCACCATCAGGTAGGTCGCCAGAAACAAATGTCCGGGCGGCACTTTGACATCATGATAGCTCTCGCCGACCTTATCGGCCCGTGGTGGCTGCGGCAGGAAAAGCAGCTTTCCAAACCTCACAGACGGAATGACGAAAACCTTCTGCCCCTTGACCGTCCGCACCGCCCAATGGGATTCCGGCTCGCCCCACTTTTCAAAAACTGGCTGGGTCACTTCCTGTGGAAGCGTGTCGAGCCAGTCCTTATAATCCGACACGGGGAATGCCTGCGCCAATCCGTTCGCCAGCAAGTCATCCAGACGGTCGTGATGATAATACCCGCCCAGCATCGACTGACCTGCCTGCAGGATGTCATCCTCAGTCAGTTCGGGAACATCATATCCCGCCTCCCGCAACGCTGCGCCAATCTGCTCAACGCTTGCCGGAACATTCAGATTGGATGCCGACATGTTCCGCTCGCCCTGGGGCGTATTCCAGAAGAACAGCGCGAGCTTCCGGTCCACCTGATCGGAATGGCGCAACCGTGCAATACTTTTCGCCTTGCCAATCAGCAGATCGATCTGTTCGGGAATCGGGACCGGTTCTCCATTCTCAACTCCGGAGACCACGATCGGGTCCCCCATCCCCCAGGATTCCGGCGTCGCCATCAGGACCGCCGTCATGGCAGGTTCCACGCCCTGCGCCGCCTTGCGCCATTCCGCCGGCGTCATGGAGCGATTGCCCAGCAGTAAGATGGCCGGCACGTCCAGCTCTGCGAGTTCGGCCTTGCGCTGCTCGCCATTCTGCATGTGCGTATAGCTTGCAAGCAGATCGACATCAGCCGGACCGAGCATTTCCGGGATACCCGTCTCCCCCATACTGTCGAACCAGAACAGGATCGGCATGACGCCAGCCCACTCTGCCTGATGAACGATCTTGTCCAGGACAGCCGTCTGAACGCCGGAGATGTAGGTCGAGGAAATAATGACCGCCAGACGGGGCGCATCCGCTGGCCACCTGTCCCGCCCCCACGCTTCATAAGAGCTGACATCCGTAAAAAAATCGGGGGCATCCGGATGATAGATGGCACTTTCGGGCATGGGGACCGGCGCCGGGATATGGCTCGTGTCACGCCCCGAATTCCAGGCCGCGACATAGGTCAGGAAATTCCGGAAGTTCCGTTCACCACCCGCCTCATAATAGGCACTCAACGTCTCGAAGGCGGCGGGGTCCAGATTACCCGAGCGCGCTGGCCGGCCGCCTGATCCCACGGACATCCAGGGAACGCCGGCCGCGTTGAGCTGCCCCATAACGTCTTCAATCAACTGAGCGGCACGTCCACGCAGTGGCGCGTCTATGACGACCAGGTCGTATTCAGCCCAGTTCCCGGGTCCACCCTGCTCAAGATAATTGTGCGTGACCGTGACGTCGGCCTCTTTTCCCCAGCCCGCAATCCTCACGAGCTTGGACGGGAGCACAAAATCGCTGGCGACAATATGAATGCGGGCATCCCGCTCTGGCCGTTCATCGGCTGCTGCGCTGCCAAGGGCGCACGCGACAGCAATGGTCACCACCGCCAGGATCGTTCGGAACATATCCCGCTCCATCCTCAGAATGCGTAGGAAAGCGACAGGCGATAGACACGGCCGGGTTCGGCAAACGTGTAGAGGTCAGACCTGTCTGCCAGGCGTTCGTCTGTCAGATTGTCGATCCCGGCATTCAGGCGCACACGGGATCTCAGAGGCCACACAGCATCAAGGTGCAGGAGCGTGTAGTCGGGGATAGTGACGCCCGGGGAATCCAGTTGGTCGCCGGTATATTCAACGCGCAGGCGAACCTCCGCCCCTTCCCTTGGAGACCATGACACGGCGGCATTCGCCTGATGCTCAGGACGTTCCGCAATCTGCTCCCCTGTCGCCTTATCTTCTGTGTCGAGATATGTGTAGTTGGCATTGATCCCGAACCCGGCAGGCAGGTCCATCTGCCCGGACAATTCCAGCCCGTCGATCTCCGCCTCTTCCAGATTGGTATAGTAGCGGACCTCCGAGCCCCTGATGCCACAGTCGGACACACACTGGCTCTGAATCAGATTCTCCAACTCGTTGTGGAACACCCCGGCATGCACAGTCCAGGTGTCGGCAATATAGTCTACGCTTGCCTCGAAGGTCTTCGTCGTTTCAGGTTTCAGATCCGGATTGCCATAGACCCAGAAACGGCCGCCAGCTGCGAGCACCCCGAAGTCCTCAGACAGATTGGTCAGGCTGGGTGACTTGAAGCCTTCGCCGTAGCCTCCTTTTACAACAATCCGGTCCGTCGGCTGGAACACAGCATAGAGGCGCGGACTGGCTTCCCAGCCATATGCGTCATGGTGATCACCACGCAGTCCAGCGACCAGTTTGAACGTATCAGTGACTTCGATTTCGTCCTGGACGAAGACTGCCCCCTGTTCCGCTTCCGAAGTTCCATCCGGGGACGCGACATCATCCTCCAGCTTCTCACGGCGAATTTCACCGCCAAATGTAACGGAGTGGGACTCCGCCAGCTTGAAGGCGGTCAGTCCGCTGAGCACTGTGTCTTCCAACCCCTGGTCCCGGGTCGGGGTTTGACCATTCGTCCGGAAGTTCTCCCGGCTTGCGGAACTCTGATACAGGTCCACCTGCGTGCGTCCCCACGACCAGTTGCCTTTGTGCCCCAGCACGAATTGCTCGCGCTCACCTTCATCGCGATCCTCATAATCTACCGGGGATCGACCGGACGAGCGCGTATCGCGCCAGCGTTCATCGTCGCTTCGGGTGTAGATGAAATCGATGCGTTGCTGGTCATCCGGTGTCCAGACAAGGTTGAACCGTCCAGTGGACGTTTTCCGCCCTTCGATGTCCGATATGGCCGGATCATCGCGATTGGGCCGGTCATTCCGCTCCATCACATCGCCTACGATGCTCGCCCCAAGCTTGCCTTCGACGAGCGGAACCGAAAGGAAGAGACTTCCATTCACACTTTCACCACCATCACCCGATTCCGGAGAGCTGCCGCCGAGGGACAGCTCGCCCATGAATTCTTCTGCTGGAGATTTGGTGATGATGTTGACGACGCCGCCAAGCGCATCTGACCCATAAAGCGACGACATGGGCCCGCGCACAACTTCGACCTGCTCAATTGCCGCCGTAGGCAGCCAGCCAAGCTCCAGGTCGGAGTGCGCAATCACGCCATTGGTGGCGCTCACCCGGCGACCATCGAGGAGGTAAAGCGTGTACTCTTCCGGCATCCCGCGGAGACTGATCCCCCTTCTGGTCATGCCGATGCCGGTAACCTGCACACCGGGCTCACCGGCCAGGGCGTCAGTCAAATCGGTCGAGCCGCGCAATTCCAGCTCTGCATTATCTACCACCGATACGCTCGCCGGTGCGGTTAGAAGAGCCTGCTCGCTAGCGGTTGCGGTAACAACCACCGTGTCCAGTTCCCGCTCAAGGTCGTCGGCAAATGCCGGTGCTGCTGCGCTGAGCGCACCAAGGACCACCGACCCCGACAACCGACGGAACGAGAGAATTTGCTGAGTCATAGTATTTCCGATTTGATAGGTTATTTCATTACATTTTGAGGTCGTGCGAAACGGTTCTGCACATGAATTCTTGTTCAATCCGTTTTGCATGACCGTCCCGGACCACGCTGCCGTCCCGCCGACGGGTCACCGCTGACGAAGAGCTGCTGTTTCCCGCGAAATACGTACTTCAACAAACCCCCGCTCCTCCAGGCGACCAACACTCGTGGATGCCTCTTAGGACGCTGAACGACCGAGTCAATGTTATATTATACTGTTACTGTTTCTGGTGTATTTCTGCACATATTTTGCTCAACGAGGGGATACGCACTCAAAGACTCGGTGGCGCTGCCAAACACGAGCGCAGAACAGGATCTGAAAAAAGACCAGCAAGAATTTTTATTCTTGACACGGACTATGCAGAGGCAACCCAGCCACACCAGGTGAAAGCTCTGTAGAATTGCTCGACATTCGAGAAGCCCGCAGACTTCAGGATTTGTTCGTCCTGTTCTGGGGTCAGGAGCTCGACACTCCGGGATACGGCGTCGCGTGCCTGGCCTGCCATTTCAGGATCAACGCCAGACGCGACCGCGAACGCTTCATATCGGGAAAGCCATTTGTCTCGTACGTCAGGTGCCTGAGGAAAACTGGAATGGGCTGCGACGAACGGTGCGCCGGGCTTGAGGCGCTTGTGGATTTCCTTGATCGTTCTCAAGCGCTCCTGCCGGTCGAGAAAATGCAAAGTCAGCAGACATACCGCCCCGTCGAAAACCTCCTCTGGCGCTGCATCTATGTACCCTTCGATGAAGTCCACACGCGCAGCGGCGTCGCCTAGAGTGTCCCTGGCGAGCTCGAGCATTGGAAGCGCCGGGTCGACACCAACAAATGTCCAATCAGGTTGGCTTTCCGCCATCGCACGAAGCTCCAGACCTCCGCCCGCCCCAAGCACCAGAATTCGGCCATCATCCGGGACCCGCTCGGCCAGAAGGATCGTCACCATTCTATGCAGGTCAGCAAAACCAGGCGTG
This is a stretch of genomic DNA from Hyphomonas adhaerens MHS-3. It encodes these proteins:
- a CDS encoding class I SAM-dependent methyltransferase, translating into MQADENPFLKSFKDPAAISNYQSGPPRFTPGFADLHRMVTILLAERVPDDGRILVLGAGGGLELRAMAESQPDWTFVGVDPALPMLELARDTLGDAAARVDFIEGYIDAAPEEVFDGAVCLLTLHFLDRQERLRTIKEIHKRLKPGAPFVAAHSSFPQAPDVRDKWLSRYEAFAVASGVDPEMAGQARDAVSRSVELLTPEQDEQILKSAGFSNVEQFYRAFTWCGWVASA
- a CDS encoding TonB-dependent receptor domain-containing protein, with the translated sequence MTQQILSFRRLSGSVVLGALSAAAPAFADDLERELDTVVVTATASEQALLTAPASVSVVDNAELELRGSTDLTDALAGEPGVQVTGIGMTRRGISLRGMPEEYTLYLLDGRRVSATNGVIAHSDLELGWLPTAAIEQVEVVRGPMSSLYGSDALGGVVNIITKSPAEEFMGELSLGGSSPESGDGGESVNGSLFLSVPLVEGKLGASIVGDVMERNDRPNRDDPAISDIEGRKTSTGRFNLVWTPDDQQRIDFIYTRSDDERWRDTRSSGRSPVDYEDRDEGEREQFVLGHKGNWSWGRTQVDLYQSSASRENFRTNGQTPTRDQGLEDTVLSGLTAFKLAESHSVTFGGEIRREKLEDDVASPDGTSEAEQGAVFVQDEIEVTDTFKLVAGLRGDHHDAYGWEASPRLYAVFQPTDRIVVKGGYGEGFKSPSLTNLSEDFGVLAAGGRFWVYGNPDLKPETTKTFEASVDYIADTWTVHAGVFHNELENLIQSQCVSDCGIRGSEVRYYTNLEEAEIDGLELSGQMDLPAGFGINANYTYLDTEDKATGEQIAERPEHQANAAVSWSPREGAEVRLRVEYTGDQLDSPGVTIPDYTLLHLDAVWPLRSRVRLNAGIDNLTDERLADRSDLYTFAEPGRVYRLSLSYAF